Proteins found in one Mesorhizobium sp. CAU 1732 genomic segment:
- a CDS encoding LLM class flavin-dependent oxidoreductase encodes MTVVPVTSPDLDASEISWFAALCSDDYRYLGVPDGALRSSFEHCSDIVKTAEASGFRNILCPSSYQVGQDTLSFVAGCAPLTSSINMLAAIRCGEMQPIMLARTIATLDHMLKGRLTLNIISSDFPGETADSAYRYRRSHEVVQILRQAWTRDEIDHQGEIYQFSKVSADPARPYQQNGGPLLYFGGYSPDALELCAAQCDVYLMWPETKDELAGRMRAVHERAAAHGRTLDYGLRVHVIVRDTEAEARDYARDLVSRLDDEKGREIRQRALDATSLGVSHQAKNRDIADGEGYIEPHLWTGIGRARSGCGAAIVGSADQVLSEIEAYRKMGIRAFIFSGYPHLDECEHFGRLVMPHLATCSLPEVYGRVPKATPATPLGTGERR; translated from the coding sequence ATGACAGTCGTTCCCGTCACCTCTCCCGATCTCGATGCCTCTGAAATCTCGTGGTTCGCAGCGCTGTGCTCGGACGACTACCGCTATTTGGGTGTGCCTGACGGCGCGCTGCGGTCGAGCTTCGAGCATTGCTCGGATATCGTGAAGACGGCCGAGGCGAGCGGCTTCCGCAACATCCTGTGCCCGTCCTCCTATCAGGTCGGGCAGGACACGCTGTCTTTCGTGGCGGGGTGTGCGCCCCTGACGTCGTCGATCAACATGCTCGCGGCGATCCGCTGCGGCGAGATGCAGCCGATCATGCTTGCCCGCACGATCGCCACGCTCGACCACATGCTCAAGGGGCGGCTGACGCTCAACATCATCTCGTCGGATTTTCCCGGCGAAACAGCCGACAGCGCCTACCGCTACCGCCGCTCGCATGAGGTGGTCCAGATCCTGCGGCAAGCGTGGACGCGCGACGAGATCGACCATCAGGGCGAGATCTACCAGTTCAGCAAAGTGTCGGCCGACCCCGCCAGGCCCTATCAGCAGAATGGCGGGCCGCTGCTCTATTTCGGCGGCTACTCGCCCGACGCTCTGGAACTGTGCGCCGCGCAGTGCGACGTCTATCTGATGTGGCCGGAGACGAAGGATGAACTCGCCGGCCGCATGCGCGCCGTGCATGAGCGTGCCGCAGCCCACGGCCGCACGCTCGACTACGGACTTCGCGTCCATGTCATCGTGCGCGACACCGAGGCGGAAGCGCGAGATTACGCGCGCGACCTCGTCTCCCGGCTGGACGACGAGAAGGGCCGCGAAATCCGCCAGCGCGCGCTCGACGCCACCTCGCTCGGCGTTTCCCATCAGGCGAAGAACCGCGATATCGCCGACGGCGAGGGCTATATCGAGCCGCATCTGTGGACCGGCATCGGGCGCGCCCGCTCAGGCTGCGGCGCGGCGATCGTCGGCTCGGCCGATCAGGTGCTGTCCGAGATCGAAGCCTATCGCAAGATGGGCATCCGCGCCTTCATCTTCTCCGGCTATCCGCACCTCGACGAATGCGAGCATTTCGGCCGGCTTGTGATGCCGCATCTCGCTACCTGCTCGCTGCCGGAGGTCTATGGCCGCGTGCCGAAGGCGACGCCCGCGACACCACTGGGAACAGGAGAACGGCGATGA
- a CDS encoding FCD domain-containing protein, translated as MPIETIVPRRLYQQVADQLTQLFDNGEYPVGARLPSERDLAERMGISRPTIREALIALEVQGRVRIRVGSGIYVTKPSSASAHSTAGEGPFELLRAREFIEGAAAEEAARHATDAHIAALDDILARMDGMAHPGPKSIALDREFHASIASMLDNAVLVRVVGELFDQRMNPFFERLSAYFEDHSTWKAAFEEHRLVRDAIAARDPAAAKAAMQEHLRRSQARFSISFRKKPGTAKVPGMEEEVAGAV; from the coding sequence ATGCCGATCGAAACCATCGTTCCCAGACGGCTTTACCAGCAGGTCGCCGACCAGCTCACACAGCTTTTCGACAATGGCGAATATCCCGTCGGCGCGCGTCTCCCGTCAGAGCGGGACCTCGCGGAGCGCATGGGCATTTCGCGGCCGACCATTCGCGAAGCCCTGATCGCACTGGAGGTCCAGGGGCGCGTTCGCATCCGCGTCGGGTCCGGCATCTACGTGACCAAGCCGTCATCGGCATCCGCCCATTCGACGGCCGGCGAAGGTCCCTTCGAGTTGTTGCGCGCCCGCGAATTTATCGAGGGAGCGGCGGCCGAGGAGGCCGCGCGCCATGCGACCGATGCGCATATCGCGGCGCTGGACGACATTCTGGCGCGCATGGACGGCATGGCGCACCCAGGCCCCAAGAGCATCGCGCTCGATCGCGAGTTCCATGCGAGCATCGCGTCGATGCTCGACAATGCCGTTCTGGTGCGCGTCGTGGGCGAGCTTTTCGATCAGCGGATGAACCCGTTCTTCGAGCGTCTGTCGGCGTATTTCGAGGACCATTCGACATGGAAGGCGGCGTTCGAGGAGCACCGCCTCGTGCGTGACGCGATAGCGGCGCGCGACCCTGCGGCGGCGAAGGCTGCCATGCAGGAGCATCTGAGGCGCTCGCAAGCGCGCTTCTCGATCAGCTTCAGGAAGAAACCCGGAACCGCAAAGGTGCCGGGCATGGAGGAGGAGGTCGCCGGCGCAGTGTGA
- a CDS encoding flavin reductase family protein, with protein sequence MYHFTDREQVMPLRSFVPGPDRQRDFRDALGRFATGVTVVTTTTPDGPVGITANSFASVSLDPPTVLWSVARQSKRFDAFARCEHFAVHVLGAEQLGLAKQFVRSGAAFKDLDHRPNAHGIPLIAGCLSRFECTRIAAHDGGDHLIVVARVTAAALRDGEPLLFSSGGYGRFDGFGSSVAR encoded by the coding sequence ATGTACCATTTCACGGATCGTGAACAGGTCATGCCGCTGCGCAGCTTCGTGCCCGGCCCGGACAGGCAGCGCGATTTCCGCGACGCGCTCGGCCGCTTCGCGACCGGCGTGACCGTCGTCACCACGACGACGCCGGACGGGCCTGTCGGCATCACCGCGAACAGCTTCGCCTCGGTCTCGCTCGACCCGCCGACGGTCCTTTGGTCGGTCGCCCGCCAATCGAAGCGCTTCGACGCATTTGCGCGGTGCGAACACTTCGCGGTGCATGTGCTCGGTGCCGAACAGCTCGGCCTCGCAAAACAGTTCGTGCGTTCCGGCGCCGCCTTCAAAGACCTCGACCACAGGCCGAACGCACATGGCATCCCGCTCATCGCCGGCTGCCTGTCGCGCTTCGAATGCACCCGCATCGCCGCTCACGATGGCGGCGACCATCTGATCGTCGTGGCGCGGGTGACGGCGGCGGCACTCCGGGACGGTGAACCTCTGCTGTTTTCAAGCGGCGGTTATGGTCGTTTCGACGGGTTTGGATCGAGCGTCGCGAGGTGA
- a CDS encoding TRAP transporter large permease: MLLLIGSFLVFMAIGVPVAVSMAVASLLYLVFYGVAPDIIAAQRMIAGVESFPLLAVPFFIMAGNLMNIAGVTGRIYHFALSLVGWMRGGLAQVNIIGSVVFSGMSGTALADAAGIGTIEIKAMRDHGYPVDAAVGVTAASATLGPIFPPSLPFVIYGMLANVSIGALFMAGILPGIVMTILMMLTVFVFAHRKGWGSDTPFELKRLAGASLEVVVVLCFPVAVYLLVLAGLSINLSVLIALVALIALDWYYDFSAVMALMTPVILIGGMTMGWFTPTEAAVAAVIWSLFLGLVRYRTMTLKTLARASFDTIETTASVLFIVTAASIFAWLLTVSQAAQLFSTFIFSLTDSPWVFLILVNIILLVVGSFLDTIAAITILVPILLPMAAQYGIDPVHLGLIVTLNLMIGLLTPPVGMVLFVLSRISKLSIEATTMAILPWLAPLFLALLIITFFPIVSLWLPTQMGLIR; encoded by the coding sequence ATGCTGCTCCTGATAGGTTCATTTCTGGTTTTCATGGCGATCGGCGTGCCGGTGGCCGTCTCGATGGCGGTGGCGTCGCTTCTCTACCTCGTGTTCTACGGGGTCGCGCCCGATATCATCGCGGCCCAGCGCATGATCGCGGGCGTCGAGAGCTTTCCGCTTCTGGCCGTCCCCTTCTTCATCATGGCCGGCAATCTGATGAACATCGCCGGCGTGACCGGCCGCATCTATCACTTCGCGCTGTCGCTGGTCGGCTGGATGCGCGGCGGCCTGGCGCAGGTGAACATCATCGGCTCCGTCGTCTTTTCCGGCATGTCGGGAACCGCGCTGGCCGATGCCGCAGGTATCGGCACGATCGAGATCAAGGCGATGAGGGACCACGGCTATCCGGTCGATGCGGCAGTCGGCGTCACGGCGGCGTCCGCGACGCTCGGACCGATCTTCCCGCCCTCCCTGCCCTTCGTCATCTACGGCATGCTGGCCAACGTCTCGATCGGCGCGCTGTTCATGGCGGGCATCCTGCCGGGCATCGTCATGACCATTTTGATGATGCTCACCGTCTTCGTCTTCGCCCATCGCAAGGGCTGGGGCTCCGACACCCCTTTCGAACTGAAGCGGCTGGCGGGCGCATCGCTCGAAGTCGTCGTGGTCCTGTGCTTCCCCGTGGCGGTCTATCTGCTCGTGCTGGCGGGGCTGTCGATCAACCTGTCCGTGCTGATCGCGCTCGTCGCGCTCATTGCGCTCGATTGGTATTATGATTTCTCCGCGGTGATGGCACTCATGACACCGGTCATCCTCATCGGCGGCATGACGATGGGCTGGTTCACGCCCACCGAGGCTGCCGTCGCCGCGGTCATCTGGTCGCTGTTCCTGGGGTTGGTGCGCTATCGCACCATGACGCTGAAGACGCTCGCGCGGGCGAGCTTCGACACGATCGAGACGACCGCCTCGGTGCTGTTCATCGTCACCGCGGCATCGATCTTCGCATGGCTCCTGACCGTCAGCCAAGCCGCGCAGCTCTTCTCGACCTTCATCTTCTCGCTCACCGACAGTCCGTGGGTCTTCCTGATCCTGGTCAACATCATCCTGCTGGTCGTCGGGTCGTTCCTGGACACGATCGCGGCCATCACCATCCTGGTCCCGATCCTCCTGCCTATGGCGGCCCAATACGGCATCGACCCGGTTCATCTCGGTCTCATCGTCACGCTGAACCTGATGATCGGCCTGCTCACACCGCCTGTCGGCATGGTGCTCTTCGTGCTGTCGCGCATCTCGAAACTGTCGATCGAGGCCACGACCATGGCGATCCTGCCCTGGCTCGCGCCGCTGTTCCTCGCGCTGCTCATCATCACCTTCTTCCCGATCGTCAGCCTGTGGCTGCCGACCCAGATGGGCCTCATCCGATGA
- a CDS encoding L-idonate 5-dehydrogenase, with translation MNDMAIAATLFAPEDLRLVTREPGTLAPGMVRLRFGAGGICGSDLHYFRHARTGDYVVTEPLILGHEVSGEIVAVGTDVDGLSPGDRVSVNPSRWCGTCVRCREGRQNLCENIYFMGSASKTPHMQGGFSSLFDATPDQCVKVPSSLPFSSAALAEPLAVALHAVARAGAIRGAHVALFGAGPIGLLTMLAARRAGADHITMVDIAAAPLAFARSLGADAAIDVSAGTAELDDAAAGGPIDVAFEISGTSAGLASAIRAVRRGGTVVLIGNLPGGDIPVPANAVMAKELDLRGTFRFGTEFQTAVDLIVAGEIDVQKLITAQRPLREAPDAFRLALDRSQSVKVVLTAD, from the coding sequence ATGAACGACATGGCGATCGCCGCGACCCTGTTCGCGCCCGAAGACCTCCGGCTCGTCACGCGCGAGCCGGGAACCCTGGCTCCGGGAATGGTGCGTCTGCGGTTCGGCGCTGGCGGCATATGCGGCTCGGACCTGCATTATTTCCGCCACGCACGCACGGGCGATTACGTGGTCACCGAACCGCTGATCCTCGGGCACGAGGTGTCCGGCGAGATCGTCGCGGTGGGGACCGATGTCGATGGGCTCTCGCCCGGCGATCGTGTCTCGGTCAATCCGTCGCGCTGGTGCGGAACCTGCGTCCGTTGCCGCGAGGGACGCCAGAACCTCTGCGAAAACATCTACTTCATGGGGTCGGCATCGAAGACGCCGCACATGCAGGGCGGCTTTTCGAGCCTCTTCGATGCCACGCCCGACCAGTGCGTGAAGGTTCCGTCCAGCCTGCCCTTTTCATCCGCCGCCCTTGCCGAACCGCTGGCCGTCGCGCTTCATGCGGTGGCGCGTGCCGGTGCGATCCGGGGCGCGCATGTCGCGCTTTTCGGCGCCGGACCGATCGGGCTTTTGACCATGCTCGCGGCGCGGCGCGCAGGGGCTGACCACATAACCATGGTCGATATCGCAGCGGCGCCGCTCGCCTTCGCCCGCTCGCTCGGGGCGGACGCCGCCATCGATGTATCCGCCGGCACCGCAGAGCTCGACGATGCAGCGGCCGGCGGCCCGATCGACGTAGCGTTCGAGATATCCGGCACCAGCGCCGGTCTCGCCTCGGCCATCCGCGCTGTGCGGCGCGGCGGAACGGTGGTGCTGATCGGCAACCTGCCAGGCGGCGACATCCCGGTTCCCGCAAACGCCGTGATGGCGAAGGAACTCGACCTGCGCGGCACGTTCCGCTTCGGAACCGAGTTCCAGACCGCCGTCGACCTCATCGTCGCCGGCGAGATCGACGTCCAAAAACTGATCACCGCGCAGCGCCCGCTGCGCGAGGCACCGGATGCATTCCGGCTGGCGCTGGACCGCAGCCAGAGCGTCAAGGTCGTGCTCACGGCCGACTGA
- a CDS encoding LacI family DNA-binding transcriptional regulator, translating to MDRKMGKRGRPSRRVRLDDIAARCGVSVSTASRALAGAKGVREDLRASIIATAKALNYTMPASIAGRKVILAASSAAMVDYVRNQFTFYVLEGLNERAKALDVELVSRSIAGAEDERALLAEAAQDDAVVGCLFLTLDDEPFLALAGGFPKPIVLVNGDDPAMRRSSVTPCNRSAARLATEHLLDFGHERILFLMRRGRRTIERRFEGWQDALRARGLDVSPDLVIEVSDWLPELAAEAIRSRVAEHGLDFTAVLTAGDSLAVGAMMGLEAAGLKVPADVSVMGMDDLPQAAFHNPPLTTMHIPMREIGAASLDLLLDDLGARHLPPRRVEFACHIVERQSTAVCRGKAIASAAE from the coding sequence ATGGACAGAAAGATGGGCAAGCGCGGACGTCCGAGCCGGCGGGTGAGGCTGGACGACATCGCTGCGCGCTGCGGCGTTTCCGTCAGCACCGCGTCGCGCGCACTGGCGGGCGCGAAGGGCGTGCGGGAGGATTTGCGCGCATCGATCATCGCCACCGCCAAGGCGCTGAACTACACGATGCCGGCCTCGATCGCCGGGCGGAAAGTGATCCTCGCGGCCTCCAGCGCCGCGATGGTCGATTATGTGCGCAACCAATTTACCTTCTACGTTCTGGAAGGGCTGAACGAGCGCGCCAAGGCGCTCGACGTCGAACTCGTGTCGCGCTCGATCGCCGGCGCGGAGGATGAACGCGCGCTGCTTGCCGAGGCCGCACAAGACGACGCCGTCGTCGGCTGTCTGTTCCTGACGCTCGACGACGAGCCCTTCCTCGCGCTCGCAGGCGGCTTCCCCAAGCCGATCGTGCTCGTCAATGGCGACGATCCGGCGATGCGCCGCTCCAGCGTCACGCCGTGCAACCGGTCCGCCGCGCGGCTCGCCACCGAGCATCTGCTCGACTTCGGGCACGAACGCATCCTGTTCCTGATGCGGCGCGGCCGGCGCACGATCGAGCGCCGTTTCGAGGGCTGGCAGGACGCGTTGCGCGCACGCGGGCTGGACGTGTCGCCCGATCTGGTGATCGAGGTGTCGGACTGGCTTCCCGAACTTGCGGCGGAAGCTATCCGCAGCCGCGTGGCCGAACACGGCCTCGACTTTACCGCCGTTCTGACGGCCGGCGACAGCCTCGCCGTCGGTGCGATGATGGGGCTGGAGGCGGCCGGATTGAAGGTGCCCGCAGACGTCTCGGTGATGGGCATGGACGACCTGCCGCAGGCCGCCTTCCACAACCCGCCGCTGACGACGATGCACATTCCGATGCGCGAAATCGGCGCGGCTTCGCTCGACCTCCTGCTCGACGATCTCGGCGCGCGGCACCTGCCGCCCCGCCGCGTCGAATTCGCCTGCCATATCGTGGAGCGCCAATCGACGGCAGTGTGTCGGGGTAAAGCTATCGCCAGCGCTGCCGAGTGA
- a CDS encoding GntR family transcriptional regulator, producing the protein MSSRYALPLHQQTSEMLIREIAAGRIIDGERLPPERDMAAGLGIAVGTLRKALADLEQKGLLERVQGSGNYVRSRPDVESVYAMFRLELGAGGGLPTAGVLSGERVAKTADMPAFGNATDGHRIRRLRSLGGQPAAIEEIWLDGACAEHIAIEDLSDSLYLYYRQALGIWITRAEDRVGVGIVPDWAPADFGVAAGAPAGFIERIGWDREGASVEFSRTWFDPAIARYVSRLR; encoded by the coding sequence ATGTCCAGTCGCTACGCCCTCCCCCTGCACCAGCAAACCAGCGAGATGCTGATCCGCGAGATAGCGGCTGGGCGCATCATCGACGGCGAGAGGTTGCCGCCCGAGCGCGACATGGCTGCCGGGCTCGGCATTGCCGTGGGGACGCTGCGCAAGGCACTGGCCGACCTCGAGCAGAAGGGCCTGCTGGAGCGCGTTCAGGGCTCGGGCAACTACGTGCGCTCGCGCCCCGACGTGGAGAGCGTCTACGCGATGTTCAGGCTTGAACTCGGCGCCGGCGGCGGCCTCCCGACAGCCGGGGTGCTGTCGGGAGAGCGGGTGGCGAAGACAGCGGACATGCCGGCATTCGGGAACGCGACGGATGGCCACCGCATCCGCCGGCTGCGCAGTCTGGGCGGTCAGCCGGCGGCCATCGAGGAAATCTGGCTCGACGGCGCGTGCGCCGAGCACATCGCGATCGAGGATTTGTCGGACTCGCTCTACCTCTACTACCGGCAGGCGCTCGGCATCTGGATCACCCGCGCGGAAGACCGCGTCGGCGTGGGGATCGTGCCGGACTGGGCGCCCGCCGATTTCGGCGTGGCAGCCGGTGCGCCAGCCGGGTTCATCGAGCGGATCGGCTGGGATCGCGAGGGGGCGAGCGTCGAGTTCTCGCGCACCTGGTTCGACCCGGCGATAGCCCGCTACGTGTCGCGGCTGCGTTAG
- a CDS encoding aldo/keto reductase — translation MTDRVLLGDGLEFSRLAYGMWRIGDDDTAPRHVQAKIVACLEQGITTIDQADIYGGYTAEAVLGACLRAAPALRDRIEIVTKCGIVAPAGRYADRRVKHYDTSEAHIAASIDQSLTDMAIEQIDLLLIHRPDPLMNHYETGGALDGAVRSGKVRAVGVSNFRPHDLSLLQSAMQTRLVTNQIELSLMAHRAFVDGDIAYMQERGMLPMAWSPLAGGGLLTAAPVALGAALDTIAKEQGVDRSAVAVAWLLAHPSRIVPVMGSNDLGRIARFSDATRVEIDRQTWFELYTAALGQEVA, via the coding sequence ATGACGGACCGTGTTTTGCTCGGCGATGGACTGGAGTTTTCGCGCCTTGCCTACGGCATGTGGCGCATCGGTGACGACGATACCGCGCCGCGCCACGTTCAGGCCAAGATCGTGGCGTGCCTTGAGCAGGGCATAACCACCATCGATCAGGCCGATATTTATGGCGGCTACACCGCCGAGGCCGTTCTGGGCGCGTGCCTGCGCGCCGCGCCGGCTTTGCGCGATCGCATCGAGATCGTCACGAAATGCGGCATCGTCGCGCCTGCCGGACGGTACGCCGATCGCCGCGTGAAGCATTACGACACGTCCGAAGCGCACATCGCGGCCTCGATCGACCAGTCGCTGACCGACATGGCGATCGAGCAGATCGACCTCCTGCTGATACACCGGCCGGACCCGCTGATGAATCACTACGAGACGGGCGGGGCGTTGGACGGCGCGGTCCGCTCCGGCAAGGTGCGCGCAGTCGGTGTTTCCAACTTCCGCCCGCACGACCTGTCCCTGCTGCAATCGGCGATGCAGACGCGGCTTGTCACGAACCAGATCGAGCTGTCGCTGATGGCCCATCGCGCATTCGTCGATGGGGACATTGCCTATATGCAGGAGCGCGGCATGCTGCCGATGGCATGGTCGCCGCTCGCTGGCGGGGGACTGCTCACCGCAGCGCCCGTAGCGCTCGGCGCGGCACTCGACACGATCGCGAAGGAGCAAGGAGTCGATCGCTCGGCGGTGGCGGTCGCCTGGCTGCTCGCGCATCCGTCCCGGATCGTTCCGGTAATGGGCTCCAACGATCTTGGCCGCATCGCCCGCTTCTCGGACGCCACCAGGGTGGAGATCGACCGCCAGACATGGTTCGAGCTCTACACCGCCGCGCTTGGGCAGGAGGTCGCCTGA
- a CDS encoding Thivi_2564 family membrane protein: protein MSLLISVLITFLVVILILYLIRMMPIDGKAKQIAQIVVIIIGVLSLLRYLAVF, encoded by the coding sequence ATGAGCCTTTTAATCAGCGTCCTGATCACCTTCCTTGTCGTCATCCTGATCCTGTATCTGATCCGCATGATGCCGATCGACGGCAAGGCGAAGCAGATCGCGCAGATCGTCGTGATCATCATCGGCGTGCTGTCGCTGCTGCGCTATCTCGCTGTGTTCTAG
- a CDS encoding TRAP transporter small permease, with product MSEDANTLVSVDEMAKSFEDEAGPVDLSVYAVEDWVTFALFWAMGACVFLQFFTRYVLNNSLAWTEELAANGLVMVVFMGSVMCVRMVRHIQVDFIYRLVSQRTGRWLSIAVDILVIAFFAYATWLMWRYVAIVGKERMVTVNLPRGIVFYTVLAAFALMTFRAAQNFVRDLINEKTVREQAEDTHVAGI from the coding sequence ATGAGTGAGGACGCAAACACGCTTGTCAGCGTCGATGAGATGGCCAAGTCCTTCGAGGACGAGGCAGGCCCTGTCGACCTGTCGGTCTACGCTGTCGAAGACTGGGTCACCTTCGCGCTTTTCTGGGCGATGGGGGCTTGCGTCTTCCTGCAGTTCTTCACGCGCTATGTGCTGAACAACAGCCTCGCCTGGACGGAGGAACTCGCCGCCAACGGCCTCGTCATGGTGGTCTTCATGGGATCGGTGATGTGCGTGCGCATGGTGCGCCACATCCAGGTCGATTTCATCTACCGGCTCGTCTCGCAACGTACCGGGCGCTGGCTGTCGATCGCGGTCGACATTCTCGTCATCGCCTTCTTCGCCTACGCCACCTGGCTGATGTGGCGCTACGTGGCGATCGTCGGCAAGGAACGCATGGTCACGGTCAACCTGCCGCGCGGCATCGTCTTCTATACGGTGCTGGCCGCTTTCGCCCTGATGACGTTCAGGGCCGCGCAGAACTTCGTGCGCGATCTCATCAATGAAAAGACAGTCCGCGAACAGGCGGAAGACACTCACGTCGCGGGGATCTGA
- a CDS encoding sialic acid TRAP transporter substrate-binding protein SiaP yields the protein MKFRYAALMGALVALAMPAQALSQEVLKWAHVYEPNEPFHTESVWASEEIGKRTDGRYKIDVFPSSQLGKESDINQGLTLGTVDIIVSGSSFAAREFAPMGVTYYPFIFRDADHLLAYVGSDTYNELAKGYEDASGHHITATTYYGTRHTTSNRPIEKCADMAGLKMRVPDVPAYLAMPRACGANTAPIAFAEVYIALQNGTVEAQENPLTTIEAKKFFEVQKNIVLTGHIVDHLNTIVSKTRWASLSDEDKEIFTEVMREAATRATQKIVEREKELVQYFKDEGLTVTEVDISDFEKNVLEKVTFEEFGYRKADWDAIRAIK from the coding sequence ATGAAATTTCGTTACGCAGCCTTGATGGGTGCGCTCGTGGCGCTGGCAATGCCGGCACAGGCGCTGTCCCAGGAAGTCCTGAAATGGGCTCACGTCTATGAGCCCAACGAGCCGTTCCATACGGAATCGGTCTGGGCGTCGGAAGAAATCGGCAAGCGCACCGACGGTCGCTACAAGATCGACGTGTTCCCCTCGTCGCAGCTCGGCAAGGAATCCGATATCAACCAGGGCCTGACACTCGGCACTGTCGATATCATCGTTTCCGGATCGAGCTTCGCCGCGCGCGAATTCGCGCCGATGGGCGTCACCTACTACCCGTTCATCTTCCGCGATGCCGACCATCTGCTCGCCTATGTCGGCAGCGACACCTACAACGAGTTGGCCAAGGGCTATGAAGATGCCTCCGGCCACCACATCACGGCCACGACCTATTACGGCACGCGTCACACCACCTCGAACCGGCCGATCGAGAAATGCGCCGACATGGCCGGCCTGAAGATGCGCGTCCCCGACGTGCCGGCCTATCTCGCAATGCCGCGCGCATGCGGCGCAAACACCGCGCCGATCGCGTTCGCCGAGGTCTACATCGCGCTTCAGAACGGCACCGTCGAGGCGCAGGAAAACCCGCTGACGACGATCGAGGCCAAGAAGTTCTTCGAAGTTCAGAAGAACATCGTCCTGACCGGCCACATCGTCGATCACCTAAACACGATCGTCTCCAAGACCCGCTGGGCCTCGCTCTCGGACGAGGACAAGGAGATCTTCACCGAGGTGATGCGTGAAGCGGCGACGCGCGCGACGCAGAAGATCGTCGAGCGCGAGAAGGAACTGGTCCAGTACTTCAAGGATGAGGGCCTGACGGTCACCGAAGTCGATATCTCCGATTTCGAGAAGAACGTGCTTGAAAAGGTGACGTTCGAGGAATTCGGCTACCGCAAGGCCGATTGGGATGCGATCCGAGCGATCAAGTAA
- a CDS encoding Gfo/Idh/MocA family oxidoreductase, which produces MDKPVSYGVIGCGMMGQEHVRNIALLGDAQVMSIFEPDPAMATIAAGLVPGATMAASPMQVMTDPRVDCLLIASPNHLHAAQLREIAATRPLPVLIEKPLFIDTADGTSLQCLTETYPAPIWVAMEYRYMPPVARFIAQAEAATGGIRMLTIREHRYPFLDKVGAWNRFNATSGGTFVEKCCHFFDLMRLILRSEPVRVMASAGQAVNHKDEHYDGRAPDIWDNGYVIVDFASGARAMLELCMFAEGSRYQEEITAVGADGKIECLVPGPARFWPAHLGEPPSPQVIVSPRHNPGPRLVEVPVDPTLLAAGDHNGSTFYQHRKFVDAVRGNAPVEVSLDDGWKAVAMGMAAQRSAREGITVCDPLRVAATG; this is translated from the coding sequence ATGGACAAGCCCGTTTCCTACGGCGTGATCGGCTGCGGCATGATGGGCCAGGAGCATGTCCGCAACATCGCGCTTCTTGGCGACGCGCAGGTGATGTCGATCTTCGAGCCCGATCCCGCCATGGCGACGATCGCGGCAGGGCTGGTGCCCGGAGCGACGATGGCGGCGTCCCCGATGCAGGTGATGACCGATCCGCGCGTCGATTGCCTGCTGATCGCAAGCCCCAATCATCTGCATGCCGCCCAGTTGCGCGAGATCGCCGCGACGCGCCCCCTGCCCGTCCTGATCGAGAAGCCGCTGTTCATCGACACCGCCGACGGTACTTCGCTTCAATGCCTTACAGAGACCTATCCGGCGCCGATCTGGGTGGCGATGGAGTATCGCTACATGCCGCCTGTGGCGCGGTTCATCGCGCAGGCTGAGGCCGCGACCGGCGGCATCCGCATGCTGACGATCCGCGAGCATCGCTATCCCTTCCTCGACAAGGTCGGCGCCTGGAACCGCTTCAACGCCACCTCGGGCGGAACGTTCGTGGAGAAGTGCTGCCATTTCTTCGACCTGATGCGCCTGATCCTGCGCTCAGAGCCGGTGCGCGTCATGGCGTCGGCGGGTCAGGCGGTGAACCACAAGGACGAGCACTATGACGGCCGCGCGCCAGACATCTGGGACAATGGCTACGTGATCGTGGACTTCGCCAGCGGCGCGCGCGCGATGCTCGAACTGTGCATGTTCGCCGAGGGAAGCCGGTATCAGGAGGAGATCACCGCAGTCGGGGCCGATGGCAAGATCGAGTGTCTCGTGCCCGGCCCGGCGCGCTTCTGGCCGGCACATCTGGGCGAGCCGCCGAGCCCGCAGGTGATCGTCAGCCCGCGCCACAATCCCGGCCCGCGCCTCGTGGAAGTGCCCGTGGACCCGACGCTGCTCGCGGCGGGAGACCACAACGGGTCGACCTTCTACCAGCATCGCAAATTCGTCGACGCGGTGCGCGGAAACGCCCCCGTCGAGGTCTCCCTCGACGATGGCTGGAAGGCGGTGGCGATGGGTATGGCCGCGCAGCGTTCAGCCCGCGAAGGGATCACCGTCTGCGACCCGCTGCGCGTGGCCGCGACAGGCTAG